A genomic region of Pseudopipra pipra isolate bDixPip1 chromosome 20, bDixPip1.hap1, whole genome shotgun sequence contains the following coding sequences:
- the DNM1 gene encoding dynamin-1 isoform X6 has product MGNRGMEDLIPLVNRLQDAFAAIGQNANLDLPQIAVVGGQSAGKSSVLENFVGRDFLPRGSGIVTRRPLVLQLVNASTEYGEFLHCKGKKFTDFEEVRLEIEAETDRVTGSNKGISPVPINLRVYSPHVLNLTLVDLPGMTKVPVGDQPPDIEFQIRDMLMQFVTKENCLILAVSPANSDLANSDALKIAKEVDPQGQRTIGVITKLDLMDEGTDARDVLENKLLPLRRGYIGVVNRSQKDIDGKKDIQAALAAERKFFLSHPAYRHMADRMGTPFLQKVLNQQLTNHIRDTLPGLRNKLQSQLLSIEKEVEEYKNFRPDDPARKTKALLQMVQQFAVDFEKRIEGSGDQIDTYELSGGARINRIFHERFPFELVKMEFDEKELRREISYAIKNIHGIRTGLFTPDMAFETIVKKQVKKIKEPCLKCVDMVISELINTVRQCTKKLSQYPHLREEMERIVTTHIREREGRTKDQVMLLIDIELAYMNTNHEDFIGFANAQQRSSQMSKKKAAGNQVIRKGWLTINNIGIMKGGSKEYWFVLTAENLSWYKDDEEKEKKYMLPVDNLKLRDVEKGFMSSKHIFALFNTEQRNVYKDYRQLELACETQEEVDSWKASFLRAGVYPERVGDKDKASEAEENGGDSFMHSMDPQLERQVETIRNLVDSYMAIVNKTIRDLMPKTIMHLMINNTKDFIHSELLANLYSCGDQNTLMEESAEQAQRRDEMLRMYHALKEALNIIGDINTSTISTPMPPPVDDSWLQVQSVPSGRRSPTSSPTPQRRAPAVPPARPGSRGPAPGPPPAGGSTLGGAPPVPSRPGASPDPFGPPPQVPSRPNRAPPGVPSRRGPASPTRPTIIRPAEPSLLDL; this is encoded by the exons GGACTTTCTGCCACGTGGATCTGGCATCGTAACCAGGCGCCCGCTGGTCCTGCAGCTTGTAAATGCCAGCACAG aataTGGTGAGTTCCTACActgcaaaggaaagaaattcaCTGATTTTGAGGAGGTCCGTTTGGAGATTGAGGCTGAAACAGATCGTGTTACTGGCTCCAACAAAGGGATTTCCCCTGTGCCCATCAATCTCAGAGTCTACTCTCCCCATG TCCTGAACCTGACTCTGGTGGATCTGCCGGGTATGACAAAAGTCCCCGTGGGGGATCAGCCCCCTGACATCGAGTTCCAGATCCGAGACATGCTCATGCAGTTTGTCACCAAAGAGAATTGCCTCATCCTGGCAGTGTCCCCAGCCAACTCTGATTTGGCCAATTCTGATGCCCTGAAGATCGCAAAGGAGGTGGATCCTCAAG GCCAACGCACCATTGGGGTCATCACGAAGCTGGATCTTATGGATGAAGGAACTGATGCAAGAGATGTATTAGAAAACAAATTGCTTCCACTCCGTAGAG GTTACATTGGTGTAGTCAACAGAAGTCAGAAGGACATAGATGGCAAGAAGGACATtcaggcagctctggctgcagagaggaagttttttctcTCCCACCCAGCCTACAGACACATGGCTGACCGCATGGGAACCCCCTTCCTGCAGAAAGTACTGAACCAG CAATTGACCAACCACATCCGTGACACCCTGCCAGGGCTGCGGAACAAGCTCCAGAGCCAGCTGCTTTCCATTGAGAAGGAGGTGGAGGAGTACAAGAACTTTCGCCCTGATGACCCTGCTCGCAAGACCAAAGCTCTGCTTCA gaTGGTCCAGCAGTTTGCTGTGGACTTTGAGAAACGCATTGAGGGCTCTGGAGACCAAATTGATACCTATGAGCTGTCAGGAGGAGCGAGGATTAACCGCATCTTCCATGAGCGCTTCCCCTTTGAGCTGGTGAAG ATGGAGTTTGATGAGAAGGAGCTGCGGCGGGAGATCAGCTACGCCATCAAGAACATCCATGGTATCAG AACCGGTCTCTTCACACCCGACATGGCCTTTGAGACCATTGTGAAAAAGCAGGTGAAGAAGATTAAAGAGCCTTGCCTGAAATGCGTGGACATGGTCATTTCGGAGTTAATCAATACTGTTAGACAGTGCACCAAGAAG ctcagccaaTACCCTCATCTGCGTGAGGAGATGGAGAGGATTGTCACCACTCACATCCGGGAGAGAGAAGGCAGGACCAAGGATCAG GTCATGCTTCTAATAGACATCGAGCTGGCTTACATGAACACAAACCATGAGGATTTCATTGGCTTTGCCAA TgctcagcagaggagcagccagATGAGCAAGAAGAAGGCAGCTGGCAATCAG GTGATCAGAAAGGGCTGGCTCACCATCAACAACATTGGGATCATGAAGGGTGGCTCCAAGGAGTATTGGTTTGTCCTGACAGCGGAGAACCTCTCCTGGTACAAGGATGATGAG gagaaggagaagaagtaCATGTTACCAGTGGATAACCTGAAACTGCGAGATGTGGAGAAGGGGTTCATGTCTAGCAAGCACATCTTTGCTCTCTTCAACACTGAACAGAG GAATGTTTACAAGGACTACCGGCAGCTGGAGCTGGCCTGTGAGACCCAGGAGGAGGTGGATAGCTGgaaagcctccttccttcgtGCAGGAGTGTACCCAGAGCGTGTTGGG GACAAGGACAAA GCCAGTGAGGCAGAGGAGAATGGAGGAGACAGTTTCATGCACTCCATGGACCCTCAGCTGGAGAGACAAGTGGAAACAATCAGGAACCTGGTGGATTCCTACATGGCAATTGTCAACAAAACCATCAGAGACCTCATGCCGAAGACAATCATGCACCTCATGATAAACAAT ACCAAGGACTTCATCCACTCGGAGTTGCTGGCGAACCTGTACTCGTGTGGGGACCAAAACACGCTGATGGAGGAGTCGGCGGAGCAGGCCCAGCGCCGCGACGAGATGCTGCGCATGTACCACGCCCTGAAGGAGGCCCTCAACATCATCGGGGACATCAACACCAGCACCATCAGCACCCCCATGCCCCCACCGGTGGACGACTCCTGGCTGCAGGTGCAGAGCGTACCGTCCGGACGCAG GTCTCCCACGTCCAGCCCCACTCCTCAGAGGAGAGCTCCGGCAGTGCCGCCCGCCAGACCTGGGTCTCGCGGACCAGCTCCTGGGCCACCTCCTGCTGGTGGGTCCACGCTGGGTGGTGCCCCCCCTGTGCCCTCCAGGCCAGGTGCCTCTCCTGATCCCTTCGGGCCCCCACCTCAGGTTCCTTCTCGGCCTAATCGTGCTCCTCCTGGTGTTCCCAG
- the DNM1 gene encoding dynamin-1 isoform X3 — protein MGNRGMEDLIPLVNRLQDAFAAIGQNANLDLPQIAVVGGQSAGKSSVLENFVGRDFLPRGSGIVTRRPLVLQLVNASTEYGEFLHCKGKKFTDFEEVRLEIEAETDRVTGSNKGISPVPINLRVYSPHVLNLTLVDLPGMTKVPVGDQPPDIEFQIRDMLMQFVTKENCLILAVSPANSDLANSDALKIAKEVDPQGQRTIGVITKLDLMDEGTDARDVLENKLLPLRRGYIGVVNRSQKDIDGKKDIQAALAAERKFFLSHPAYRHMADRMGTPFLQKVLNQQLTNHIRDTLPGLRNKLQSQLLSIEKEVEEYKNFRPDDPARKTKALLQMVQQFAVDFEKRIEGSGDQIDTYELSGGARINRIFHERFPFELVKMEFDEKELRREISYAIKNIHGIRTGLFTPDMAFETIVKKQVKKIKEPCLKCVDMVISELINTVRQCTKKLSQYPHLREEMERIVTTHIREREGRTKDQVMLLIDIELAYMNTNHEDFIGFANAQQRSSQMSKKKAAGNQDEILVIRKGWLTINNIGIMKGGSKEYWFVLTAENLSWYKDDEEKEKKYMLPVDNLKLRDVEKGFMSSKHIFALFNTEQRNVYKDYRQLELACETQEEVDSWKASFLRAGVYPERVGDKDKASEAEENGGDSFMHSMDPQLERQVETIRNLVDSYMAIVNKTIRDLMPKTIMHLMINNTKDFIHSELLANLYSCGDQNTLMEESAEQAQRRDEMLRMYHALKEALNIIGDINTSTISTPMPPPVDDSWLQVQSVPSGRRSPTSSPTPQRRAPAVPPARPGSRGPAPGPPPAGGSTLGGAPPVPSRPGASPDPFGPPPQVPSRPNRAPPGVPRRGPASPTRPTIIRPAEPSLLDL, from the exons GGACTTTCTGCCACGTGGATCTGGCATCGTAACCAGGCGCCCGCTGGTCCTGCAGCTTGTAAATGCCAGCACAG aataTGGTGAGTTCCTACActgcaaaggaaagaaattcaCTGATTTTGAGGAGGTCCGTTTGGAGATTGAGGCTGAAACAGATCGTGTTACTGGCTCCAACAAAGGGATTTCCCCTGTGCCCATCAATCTCAGAGTCTACTCTCCCCATG TCCTGAACCTGACTCTGGTGGATCTGCCGGGTATGACAAAAGTCCCCGTGGGGGATCAGCCCCCTGACATCGAGTTCCAGATCCGAGACATGCTCATGCAGTTTGTCACCAAAGAGAATTGCCTCATCCTGGCAGTGTCCCCAGCCAACTCTGATTTGGCCAATTCTGATGCCCTGAAGATCGCAAAGGAGGTGGATCCTCAAG GCCAACGCACCATTGGGGTCATCACGAAGCTGGATCTTATGGATGAAGGAACTGATGCAAGAGATGTATTAGAAAACAAATTGCTTCCACTCCGTAGAG GTTACATTGGTGTAGTCAACAGAAGTCAGAAGGACATAGATGGCAAGAAGGACATtcaggcagctctggctgcagagaggaagttttttctcTCCCACCCAGCCTACAGACACATGGCTGACCGCATGGGAACCCCCTTCCTGCAGAAAGTACTGAACCAG CAATTGACCAACCACATCCGTGACACCCTGCCAGGGCTGCGGAACAAGCTCCAGAGCCAGCTGCTTTCCATTGAGAAGGAGGTGGAGGAGTACAAGAACTTTCGCCCTGATGACCCTGCTCGCAAGACCAAAGCTCTGCTTCA gaTGGTCCAGCAGTTTGCTGTGGACTTTGAGAAACGCATTGAGGGCTCTGGAGACCAAATTGATACCTATGAGCTGTCAGGAGGAGCGAGGATTAACCGCATCTTCCATGAGCGCTTCCCCTTTGAGCTGGTGAAG ATGGAGTTTGATGAGAAGGAGCTGCGGCGGGAGATCAGCTACGCCATCAAGAACATCCATGGTATCAG AACCGGTCTCTTCACACCCGACATGGCCTTTGAGACCATTGTGAAAAAGCAGGTGAAGAAGATTAAAGAGCCTTGCCTGAAATGCGTGGACATGGTCATTTCGGAGTTAATCAATACTGTTAGACAGTGCACCAAGAAG ctcagccaaTACCCTCATCTGCGTGAGGAGATGGAGAGGATTGTCACCACTCACATCCGGGAGAGAGAAGGCAGGACCAAGGATCAG GTCATGCTTCTAATAGACATCGAGCTGGCTTACATGAACACAAACCATGAGGATTTCATTGGCTTTGCCAA TgctcagcagaggagcagccagATGAGCAAGAAGAAGGCAGCTGGCAATCAG GATGAGATCCTG GTGATCAGAAAGGGCTGGCTCACCATCAACAACATTGGGATCATGAAGGGTGGCTCCAAGGAGTATTGGTTTGTCCTGACAGCGGAGAACCTCTCCTGGTACAAGGATGATGAG gagaaggagaagaagtaCATGTTACCAGTGGATAACCTGAAACTGCGAGATGTGGAGAAGGGGTTCATGTCTAGCAAGCACATCTTTGCTCTCTTCAACACTGAACAGAG GAATGTTTACAAGGACTACCGGCAGCTGGAGCTGGCCTGTGAGACCCAGGAGGAGGTGGATAGCTGgaaagcctccttccttcgtGCAGGAGTGTACCCAGAGCGTGTTGGG GACAAGGACAAA GCCAGTGAGGCAGAGGAGAATGGAGGAGACAGTTTCATGCACTCCATGGACCCTCAGCTGGAGAGACAAGTGGAAACAATCAGGAACCTGGTGGATTCCTACATGGCAATTGTCAACAAAACCATCAGAGACCTCATGCCGAAGACAATCATGCACCTCATGATAAACAAT ACCAAGGACTTCATCCACTCGGAGTTGCTGGCGAACCTGTACTCGTGTGGGGACCAAAACACGCTGATGGAGGAGTCGGCGGAGCAGGCCCAGCGCCGCGACGAGATGCTGCGCATGTACCACGCCCTGAAGGAGGCCCTCAACATCATCGGGGACATCAACACCAGCACCATCAGCACCCCCATGCCCCCACCGGTGGACGACTCCTGGCTGCAGGTGCAGAGCGTACCGTCCGGACGCAG GTCTCCCACGTCCAGCCCCACTCCTCAGAGGAGAGCTCCGGCAGTGCCGCCCGCCAGACCTGGGTCTCGCGGACCAGCTCCTGGGCCACCTCCTGCTGGTGGGTCCACGCTGGGTGGTGCCCCCCCTGTGCCCTCCAGGCCAGGTGCCTCTCCTGATCCCTTCGGGCCCCCACCTCAGGTTCCTTCTCGGCCTAATCGTGCTCCTCCTGGTGTTCCCAG
- the DNM1 gene encoding dynamin-1 isoform X9 has protein sequence MGNRGMEDLIPLVNRLQDAFAAIGQNANLDLPQIAVVGGQSAGKSSVLENFVGRDFLPRGSGIVTRRPLVLQLVNASTEYGEFLHCKGKKFTDFEEVRLEIEAETDRVTGSNKGISPVPINLRVYSPHVLNLTLVDLPGMTKVPVGDQPPDIEFQIRDMLMQFVTKENCLILAVSPANSDLANSDALKIAKEVDPQGQRTIGVITKLDLMDEGTDARDVLENKLLPLRRGYIGVVNRSQKDIDGKKDIQAALAAERKFFLSHPAYRHMADRMGTPFLQKVLNQQLTNHIRDTLPGLRNKLQSQLLSIEKEVEEYKNFRPDDPARKTKALLQMVQQFAVDFEKRIEGSGDQIDTYELSGGARINRIFHERFPFELVKMEFDEKELRREISYAIKNIHGIRTGLFTPDMAFETIVKKQVKKIKEPCLKCVDMVISELINTVRQCTKKLSQYPHLREEMERIVTTHIREREGRTKDQVMLLIDIELAYMNTNHEDFIGFANAQQRSSQMSKKKAAGNQVIRKGWLTINNIGIMKGGSKEYWFVLTAENLSWYKDDEEKEKKYMLPVDNLKLRDVEKGFMSSKHIFALFNTEQRNVYKDYRQLELACETQEEVDSWKASFLRAGVYPERVGDKDKASEAEENGGDSFMHSMDPQLERQVETIRNLVDSYMAIVNKTIRDLMPKTIMHLMINNTKDFIHSELLANLYSCGDQNTLMEESAEQAQRRDEMLRMYHALKEALNIIGDINTSTISTPMPPPVDDSWLQVQSVPSGRRSPTSSPTPQRRAPAVPPARPGSRGPAPGPPPAGGSTLGGAPPVPSRPGASPDPFGPPPQVPSRPNRAPPGVPRRGPASPTRPTIIRPAEPSLLDL, from the exons GGACTTTCTGCCACGTGGATCTGGCATCGTAACCAGGCGCCCGCTGGTCCTGCAGCTTGTAAATGCCAGCACAG aataTGGTGAGTTCCTACActgcaaaggaaagaaattcaCTGATTTTGAGGAGGTCCGTTTGGAGATTGAGGCTGAAACAGATCGTGTTACTGGCTCCAACAAAGGGATTTCCCCTGTGCCCATCAATCTCAGAGTCTACTCTCCCCATG TCCTGAACCTGACTCTGGTGGATCTGCCGGGTATGACAAAAGTCCCCGTGGGGGATCAGCCCCCTGACATCGAGTTCCAGATCCGAGACATGCTCATGCAGTTTGTCACCAAAGAGAATTGCCTCATCCTGGCAGTGTCCCCAGCCAACTCTGATTTGGCCAATTCTGATGCCCTGAAGATCGCAAAGGAGGTGGATCCTCAAG GCCAACGCACCATTGGGGTCATCACGAAGCTGGATCTTATGGATGAAGGAACTGATGCAAGAGATGTATTAGAAAACAAATTGCTTCCACTCCGTAGAG GTTACATTGGTGTAGTCAACAGAAGTCAGAAGGACATAGATGGCAAGAAGGACATtcaggcagctctggctgcagagaggaagttttttctcTCCCACCCAGCCTACAGACACATGGCTGACCGCATGGGAACCCCCTTCCTGCAGAAAGTACTGAACCAG CAATTGACCAACCACATCCGTGACACCCTGCCAGGGCTGCGGAACAAGCTCCAGAGCCAGCTGCTTTCCATTGAGAAGGAGGTGGAGGAGTACAAGAACTTTCGCCCTGATGACCCTGCTCGCAAGACCAAAGCTCTGCTTCA gaTGGTCCAGCAGTTTGCTGTGGACTTTGAGAAACGCATTGAGGGCTCTGGAGACCAAATTGATACCTATGAGCTGTCAGGAGGAGCGAGGATTAACCGCATCTTCCATGAGCGCTTCCCCTTTGAGCTGGTGAAG ATGGAGTTTGATGAGAAGGAGCTGCGGCGGGAGATCAGCTACGCCATCAAGAACATCCATGGTATCAG AACCGGTCTCTTCACACCCGACATGGCCTTTGAGACCATTGTGAAAAAGCAGGTGAAGAAGATTAAAGAGCCTTGCCTGAAATGCGTGGACATGGTCATTTCGGAGTTAATCAATACTGTTAGACAGTGCACCAAGAAG ctcagccaaTACCCTCATCTGCGTGAGGAGATGGAGAGGATTGTCACCACTCACATCCGGGAGAGAGAAGGCAGGACCAAGGATCAG GTCATGCTTCTAATAGACATCGAGCTGGCTTACATGAACACAAACCATGAGGATTTCATTGGCTTTGCCAA TgctcagcagaggagcagccagATGAGCAAGAAGAAGGCAGCTGGCAATCAG GTGATCAGAAAGGGCTGGCTCACCATCAACAACATTGGGATCATGAAGGGTGGCTCCAAGGAGTATTGGTTTGTCCTGACAGCGGAGAACCTCTCCTGGTACAAGGATGATGAG gagaaggagaagaagtaCATGTTACCAGTGGATAACCTGAAACTGCGAGATGTGGAGAAGGGGTTCATGTCTAGCAAGCACATCTTTGCTCTCTTCAACACTGAACAGAG GAATGTTTACAAGGACTACCGGCAGCTGGAGCTGGCCTGTGAGACCCAGGAGGAGGTGGATAGCTGgaaagcctccttccttcgtGCAGGAGTGTACCCAGAGCGTGTTGGG GACAAGGACAAA GCCAGTGAGGCAGAGGAGAATGGAGGAGACAGTTTCATGCACTCCATGGACCCTCAGCTGGAGAGACAAGTGGAAACAATCAGGAACCTGGTGGATTCCTACATGGCAATTGTCAACAAAACCATCAGAGACCTCATGCCGAAGACAATCATGCACCTCATGATAAACAAT ACCAAGGACTTCATCCACTCGGAGTTGCTGGCGAACCTGTACTCGTGTGGGGACCAAAACACGCTGATGGAGGAGTCGGCGGAGCAGGCCCAGCGCCGCGACGAGATGCTGCGCATGTACCACGCCCTGAAGGAGGCCCTCAACATCATCGGGGACATCAACACCAGCACCATCAGCACCCCCATGCCCCCACCGGTGGACGACTCCTGGCTGCAGGTGCAGAGCGTACCGTCCGGACGCAG GTCTCCCACGTCCAGCCCCACTCCTCAGAGGAGAGCTCCGGCAGTGCCGCCCGCCAGACCTGGGTCTCGCGGACCAGCTCCTGGGCCACCTCCTGCTGGTGGGTCCACGCTGGGTGGTGCCCCCCCTGTGCCCTCCAGGCCAGGTGCCTCTCCTGATCCCTTCGGGCCCCCACCTCAGGTTCCTTCTCGGCCTAATCGTGCTCCTCCTGGTGTTCCCAG
- the DNM1 gene encoding dynamin-1 isoform X10, translating into MGNRGMEDLIPLVNRLQDAFAAIGQNANLDLPQIAVVGGQSAGKSSVLENFVGRDFLPRGSGIVTRRPLVLQLVNASTEYGEFLHCKGKKFTDFEEVRLEIEAETDRVTGSNKGISPVPINLRVYSPHVLNLTLVDLPGMTKVPVGDQPPDIEFQIRDMLMQFVTKENCLILAVSPANSDLANSDALKIAKEVDPQGQRTIGVITKLDLMDEGTDARDVLENKLLPLRRGYIGVVNRSQKDIDGKKDIQAALAAERKFFLSHPAYRHMADRMGTPFLQKVLNQQLTNHIRDTLPGLRNKLQSQLLSIEKEVEEYKNFRPDDPARKTKALLQMVQQFAVDFEKRIEGSGDQIDTYELSGGARINRIFHERFPFELVKMEFDEKELRREISYAIKNIHGIRTGLFTPDMAFETIVKKQVKKIKEPCLKCVDMVISELINTVRQCTKKLSQYPHLREEMERIVTTHIREREGRTKDQVMLLIDIELAYMNTNHEDFIGFANAQQRSSQMSKKKAAGNQVIRKGWLTINNIGIMKGGSKEYWFVLTAENLSWYKDDEEKEKKYMLPVDNLKLRDVEKGFMSSKHIFALFNTEQRNVYKDYRQLELACETQEEVDSWKASFLRAGVYPERVGASEAEENGGDSFMHSMDPQLERQVETIRNLVDSYMAIVNKTIRDLMPKTIMHLMINNTKDFIHSELLANLYSCGDQNTLMEESAEQAQRRDEMLRMYHALKEALNIIGDINTSTISTPMPPPVDDSWLQVQSVPSGRRSPTSSPTPQRRAPAVPPARPGSRGPAPGPPPAGGSTLGGAPPVPSRPGASPDPFGPPPQVPSRPNRAPPGVPSRRGPASPTRPTIIRPAEPSLLDL; encoded by the exons GGACTTTCTGCCACGTGGATCTGGCATCGTAACCAGGCGCCCGCTGGTCCTGCAGCTTGTAAATGCCAGCACAG aataTGGTGAGTTCCTACActgcaaaggaaagaaattcaCTGATTTTGAGGAGGTCCGTTTGGAGATTGAGGCTGAAACAGATCGTGTTACTGGCTCCAACAAAGGGATTTCCCCTGTGCCCATCAATCTCAGAGTCTACTCTCCCCATG TCCTGAACCTGACTCTGGTGGATCTGCCGGGTATGACAAAAGTCCCCGTGGGGGATCAGCCCCCTGACATCGAGTTCCAGATCCGAGACATGCTCATGCAGTTTGTCACCAAAGAGAATTGCCTCATCCTGGCAGTGTCCCCAGCCAACTCTGATTTGGCCAATTCTGATGCCCTGAAGATCGCAAAGGAGGTGGATCCTCAAG GCCAACGCACCATTGGGGTCATCACGAAGCTGGATCTTATGGATGAAGGAACTGATGCAAGAGATGTATTAGAAAACAAATTGCTTCCACTCCGTAGAG GTTACATTGGTGTAGTCAACAGAAGTCAGAAGGACATAGATGGCAAGAAGGACATtcaggcagctctggctgcagagaggaagttttttctcTCCCACCCAGCCTACAGACACATGGCTGACCGCATGGGAACCCCCTTCCTGCAGAAAGTACTGAACCAG CAATTGACCAACCACATCCGTGACACCCTGCCAGGGCTGCGGAACAAGCTCCAGAGCCAGCTGCTTTCCATTGAGAAGGAGGTGGAGGAGTACAAGAACTTTCGCCCTGATGACCCTGCTCGCAAGACCAAAGCTCTGCTTCA gaTGGTCCAGCAGTTTGCTGTGGACTTTGAGAAACGCATTGAGGGCTCTGGAGACCAAATTGATACCTATGAGCTGTCAGGAGGAGCGAGGATTAACCGCATCTTCCATGAGCGCTTCCCCTTTGAGCTGGTGAAG ATGGAGTTTGATGAGAAGGAGCTGCGGCGGGAGATCAGCTACGCCATCAAGAACATCCATGGTATCAG AACCGGTCTCTTCACACCCGACATGGCCTTTGAGACCATTGTGAAAAAGCAGGTGAAGAAGATTAAAGAGCCTTGCCTGAAATGCGTGGACATGGTCATTTCGGAGTTAATCAATACTGTTAGACAGTGCACCAAGAAG ctcagccaaTACCCTCATCTGCGTGAGGAGATGGAGAGGATTGTCACCACTCACATCCGGGAGAGAGAAGGCAGGACCAAGGATCAG GTCATGCTTCTAATAGACATCGAGCTGGCTTACATGAACACAAACCATGAGGATTTCATTGGCTTTGCCAA TgctcagcagaggagcagccagATGAGCAAGAAGAAGGCAGCTGGCAATCAG GTGATCAGAAAGGGCTGGCTCACCATCAACAACATTGGGATCATGAAGGGTGGCTCCAAGGAGTATTGGTTTGTCCTGACAGCGGAGAACCTCTCCTGGTACAAGGATGATGAG gagaaggagaagaagtaCATGTTACCAGTGGATAACCTGAAACTGCGAGATGTGGAGAAGGGGTTCATGTCTAGCAAGCACATCTTTGCTCTCTTCAACACTGAACAGAG GAATGTTTACAAGGACTACCGGCAGCTGGAGCTGGCCTGTGAGACCCAGGAGGAGGTGGATAGCTGgaaagcctccttccttcgtGCAGGAGTGTACCCAGAGCGTGTTGGG GCCAGTGAGGCAGAGGAGAATGGAGGAGACAGTTTCATGCACTCCATGGACCCTCAGCTGGAGAGACAAGTGGAAACAATCAGGAACCTGGTGGATTCCTACATGGCAATTGTCAACAAAACCATCAGAGACCTCATGCCGAAGACAATCATGCACCTCATGATAAACAAT ACCAAGGACTTCATCCACTCGGAGTTGCTGGCGAACCTGTACTCGTGTGGGGACCAAAACACGCTGATGGAGGAGTCGGCGGAGCAGGCCCAGCGCCGCGACGAGATGCTGCGCATGTACCACGCCCTGAAGGAGGCCCTCAACATCATCGGGGACATCAACACCAGCACCATCAGCACCCCCATGCCCCCACCGGTGGACGACTCCTGGCTGCAGGTGCAGAGCGTACCGTCCGGACGCAG GTCTCCCACGTCCAGCCCCACTCCTCAGAGGAGAGCTCCGGCAGTGCCGCCCGCCAGACCTGGGTCTCGCGGACCAGCTCCTGGGCCACCTCCTGCTGGTGGGTCCACGCTGGGTGGTGCCCCCCCTGTGCCCTCCAGGCCAGGTGCCTCTCCTGATCCCTTCGGGCCCCCACCTCAGGTTCCTTCTCGGCCTAATCGTGCTCCTCCTGGTGTTCCCAG